The genomic interval ggttccagagccaagactgtgcgtggaggcaagccccaccagatccaactggtagcgctccacctcccagtTCAACCCATTAaccctatttatttattccatttgGATTTTAAGGCCAATAAATTGTCATTTACATGAACTTTTACCTTTTAattgagtaaaaataaatcaaatcatcaATGATTGTGACTATAGTTAACGATCAGAGTCCCGTGTGTTGATGGATCATCACAGACTGGTATATGTCAAAGTTGAGTCAAGatgctgtttttaaaacactttatataaatTATAGCATCAAATGATCGCGCCTGTTGTCCTCTGGGGTCAAAATGACCCCGTCTGGTTTGACTGTTTATAAAGTGTAAATTATCACTTCAACTTTACTCCaactaatataaaacatgtcaacattcatttccaaaacatttaacttttcagaataaaagcagtCTGAATGTGCCCCCAGTGGGGCAGCTAGTAATGGCGTGATCTTTGCAGATGTATGCATTGCATTTGTGGCCTTTTGTCATCCCTGTTGCTCACAGCAGCATCCCGATGCAGAGTGCGCATCACAAGAACATTTTCCAGTTTTTTGGGGGGATAGGACACCAGAGCATGGGTCTCGGTGAAGGCAAACCTGGATGAGAACCGTGACACCAGTGCAGGGGGACACCATGTACAGCTTTCCTTCTGCAGCTCCAGACCATGGCCCTGTGAAGTAAATAAGTTGTCACAGGTGATCGTTTTACCCTGCAGACCTTCTGTCAAAGACAACTCTCCCTCATTCTTTTCTGACTGCGCACCTGTCCACCAGCAGGTGGCATCATTCAGTCACATCAGTGCCTCTGGATAGGATGCCACCACCTGCTGGTGGACAGGTGCATCAACGGCAGGTCAGGTCGAGGAGGTAGTTGCAGTAGTCTaggtgtgagatgacaagagcctgaacaagaacctgcgtcgccttccgagtcagtaggggacgtgtcctcctgatgttgtacagagtgtgtctgcaagATGTGTATGCGGTTGGACATGGtggcttgtctctctctctgctgtcaacaTGTGACGTCCGTCACTGGGAGGGATGGAAGACCAGATCAATGTTTCATCCTTTGACTGGAAATATTCTACTACCTCAGCTGGGTCCTCTTCCTCAGATTATTCCTCCTCATTATATTCAGCATTGTCCTCCTGATCATTCTTCAAAATTAGCTCATGAGCCTCTTGTACAGTAATGTGCTTCTGCCTCCTCGTTGTACTGCTCGTCTCTCtctaatcacaaagcttgtaattaattagattttttaaatcGCTTTACAGCCCTAATTATTATATTCTCTTCAACAGATTTCCTTTTGTTGCCGTTTCCATCGGCTTTGCTGTCAACAAACAGGTGAGTTTgttgcacgcacgcacacacacccacacacacacacccatacacacacccatacacacccCTCTCTCCCTGCCCTTCAGATGGAGTTCGGTGTGGTCTACAGTTGTCTTGAAGATAAGATGTACACAGCGAGGAGGGGCAAGGGAGCCTTTTGTAACGGAGAGCCACTGCAGGTTTCGGGGCAGGAAGGTCagtgacacaaaacatttacataataaatataacatcaGCGAATCCAGTTTAATTCAGACAATGATCAAAGGCAACAACTGAAGTCATGGAGCTGTTTCTGTGCAGCAGTAACACAAGGTGTAACACATGTGCTGCCTTCTACAGACATTCAACAGGCCATCATCGCCACAGAGTTCGGATCCAACAGAGACCCTGAAGTTGTAGAGAAAATCTTCTCGAGCCTGAGGAGCATCCTCTGCATCCCTGTCCACGGGTAATAAGTGGTGCTGCAGGTATTCCAGCCGCACTGTACGTGTGTTTACCGCTGTCTGTCCGCAGGGTGCGCGGTGCAGGAACTGCAGCCATCAACATGTGTCTGGTGGCGTCCGGCTGCGTTGAAGCGTATTATGAGATCGGGATCCACGTTTGGGACGTCGCTGCTGGCTCGCTGATGGTGTCGGAAGCCGGAGGAGTGCTGATGGACGTGGAGGGTAAAGACGCTCACaatgtttgtgctgctgcttgAAGTGAGAGCTTCACTGACCCACTGTGTGTTCAGGAGGAGCCGTGGACCTGATGTCCAGAAGAATAGTAGCTGCCAACAGCAAAGCCGTCGCTCAGAGGGTGGTCGCAGAGATCGACAGCTTCAGCCCGTGCAGAGACGACGCTCCACTGCCGCTCTGAACaagtgcattgcattgtgggttaAACAGATCTTATGTGTTTGTGATGAATAAAGTTTGTCATTAAAACAAAGACTAAATGTTGATTCTTGACCGTGGAAACAAACAGTTTACCTCAGTCCGTCAAAGCATTATGaagtgacatttaaagactcAATATGTcttagttatattatatatttattcaaacagTTAAAGTGCCGAAACAATTTCAGTAGAAGTAGGTCGACATTCTCTGCATCAACACGTGCTAACGGGTGCTCGCACTTACTCAAACGAGGACACATATTAGcattgttagcttgttagcatgccgTTTTATGGCAGTAACACCCAGCTCATTAAGATTTAGCTCAGTCCTGAACTCTTTGGTCCCATTTTATTCGTCTTCTAGTAAAGTCTGTTTTGTTTCCACTGCAAACAATGAGCCAATCAGAAGGCTGAAGTATGTGATGTCACTGGGATTGAGACGTCACGTGCTCTGCCATCACTCACGGGGTCATAGTCGTTAGTGGTTAATATGCTGACACGAGTGGGCGGAGTCAGTCAGTGGGTAGCAGGTGAGGAGGCGGAGCTCCAGCAGAGGTCAGAGCTGCTTCCTGAGAGGAATACTATTGGTCAGAgtctgaagagagagagacagaacccTGCACTGTGATTGGACGATAACACATGACAAACAACCTGCACTACCCATCCTCAATAAATGTCTACTTCGATCCATTAATTGATCCTGTAATAATTAGAGGATAAATTAAGGCCtgtaatatattatagaatGTTTTTACggaataaacttttttttttacctgattaatcaataatgaaatcCTGTAAGAAAAACCCTTAatatactaaaataaaatgattcattCATTATCACCAAATTTGAGGTGAACCCTgaatttgttttaaaggttcagtgtgtaagatATACCAGAATTGAAACTTAAAACATGAACTaacaacagagtgtgaagagggaACAGTGTTGATGATAAAGACATCTGTGTGTTGAagagatatctcctgaagttagcatgctaacagctagctgcgcccaggctgtaataccacgtgttcctctagaggtgatagtgagttgTTGCAGTCTGCTCAGTACATTTGCCCTGCTGAGTGACagaggcattacacaggagcaaatgcaatacattttataaaaaataaataaaagtgaaatactgtgccctatttctttggagcagctgGCTCAGAATTGcacattaaacctttaatcgaaaatatgtttattttacgTTACAAATTAGGAAGTACCTGCAATGCAATTTGGTTAATTTTAGGGATGTTTTTTTACCCTTACATCATCAAAAACCCTCTAATGCTCTCATAATATTATATGAATGATCCTACAGATGAGCTGTATTTACGGGGAACACGTCACTCACCATGCGGAGGCGCTGTGCGTACAGATGCTCTGGTTCCTCTGCTTTCTTGGTCGGCTTGGCAACGTTCCAGCGCTGCAGCTCCGCCTTCATCTCTGCTGGGCTGAAGAGGGCTGCCGGGTCGACACCGCGACGGTTGATCAGCTGCACCAAACGTTCCTTATAGTGCAACCTGCAGAGACAGATCAACTCTTAAAAAgcttgagttgtgtacttacattatgcCAAATGTTtccagcaaatattgttattactacattcagtgtggagttattactacattcagtgtgttattactacattcagtgagttattactacattcagtgaggagttattactacattcagtgaggagttattactacattcagtgtggagttattactacattcagtgtgttattactacattcagtgagttattactacattcagtgaggagttattactacattcagtgaGGAGTTATTACTATATTCAGTGTggagttattactacattcagtgtgttattactacattcagtgagttattactacattcagtgaggagttattactacattcagtgaggagttattactacattcagtgtggagttattactacattcagtgtgttattactacattcagtgagttattactacattcagtgaggagttattactacattcagtgaGGAGTTATTACTATATTCAGTGTggagttattactacattcagtgaGGAGTTATTACTATATTCAGTGTGGAGTTATTACTACATCCAGTGTggagttattactacattcagtgaggagttattactacattcagtgtggagttattactacattcagtgaggagttattactacattcagtgtggagttattactacattcagtgaGGAGTTATTACTACATCCAGTGTggagttattactacattcagtgaGGAGTTATTACTATATTCAGTGTggagttattactaca from Cottoperca gobio chromosome 17, fCotGob3.1, whole genome shotgun sequence carries:
- the impa1 gene encoding inositol monophosphatase 1; the protein is MADLWQDAMDHAVNAARSAGEVVQEALQEDRTVMTKSSSVDLVTQTDLKVEKLIIQSVKEKFPTHRFIGEESVAAGEACVLTDSPTWIIDPIDGTTNFVHAFPFVAVSIGFAVNKQMEFGVVYSCLEDKMYTARRGKGAFCNGEPLQVSGQEDIQQAIIATEFGSNRDPEVVEKIFSSLRSILCIPVHGVRGAGTAAINMCLVASGCVEAYYEIGIHVWDVAAGSLMVSEAGGVLMDVEGGAVDLMSRRIVAANSKAVAQRVVAEIDSFSPCRDDAPLPL